Proteins encoded within one genomic window of Corynebacterium aurimucosum:
- a CDS encoding acetyl-CoA C-acetyltransferase, with translation MTNPPHRVAILGGNRIPFARSNKQYAHASNQDMLTSALDGLVARYGLHDERLGLVAAGAVLKHSRDFNLTRESVLGSALDSTTPAIDMQQACCTSLAAAIHVGDAIAQGRISAGIAGGTDTTSDAPLAVNDTLRRTLLNLTRAKTAAQRAQLVGSIRPSQLAPEQPQNGEPRTGLSMGDHAAITAREMNVSREAQDELALASHQNLHKAWEEGFFNDLTTGFLGVNRDTNLRPDSSLESLAKLKPVFGKRDAEQHGTQATMTAGNSTPLTDGASVALLSSEEWAAEHNIEPRAFLVDSETAAVDFVHGPDGLLMAPTYAVPRLLERNNLSLQDFDFYEIHEAFASQVLATLSAWEDETYCRERLGLQSALGPIDRAKLNVKGSSLAAGHPFAATGTRILATTAKILEENGGGRALISICAAGGQGVAAIVER, from the coding sequence ATGACCAACCCCCCGCACCGCGTAGCCATCCTGGGTGGCAACCGCATTCCCTTTGCTCGCTCCAATAAGCAGTACGCTCATGCGTCCAACCAGGACATGCTTACCAGTGCACTGGATGGCCTCGTGGCACGCTACGGGTTGCACGATGAACGCCTAGGCCTCGTGGCAGCCGGCGCAGTTCTCAAGCACTCCCGCGATTTCAACCTCACCCGCGAATCCGTACTCGGCTCCGCCCTCGATTCCACGACGCCAGCTATCGATATGCAGCAGGCCTGCTGCACTTCCCTTGCGGCAGCCATCCACGTCGGCGATGCCATCGCCCAAGGACGCATCTCCGCCGGCATCGCAGGAGGAACGGACACCACCTCAGACGCCCCGCTGGCTGTCAATGACACGCTGCGACGCACACTGCTCAACCTCACCCGTGCCAAGACCGCCGCACAGCGCGCACAGCTCGTCGGCTCCATCCGCCCATCGCAGCTGGCTCCGGAGCAGCCGCAGAATGGCGAACCCCGCACTGGGCTCTCCATGGGTGACCACGCCGCCATCACCGCCCGCGAGATGAACGTCAGCCGCGAAGCCCAGGACGAGCTGGCACTCGCCTCCCACCAGAACCTCCACAAGGCCTGGGAGGAGGGCTTCTTCAATGACCTCACCACCGGCTTCCTCGGCGTCAATCGCGATACCAACCTGCGCCCGGACTCCTCCCTGGAGTCCCTAGCCAAGCTGAAGCCAGTCTTTGGTAAACGCGATGCCGAGCAGCACGGCACGCAGGCCACCATGACCGCAGGCAACTCCACGCCGCTGACCGACGGCGCCTCCGTGGCCCTCCTCAGCTCTGAAGAGTGGGCTGCCGAACACAACATCGAACCCCGCGCCTTCCTGGTGGACTCCGAGACCGCGGCCGTCGACTTTGTCCACGGCCCCGACGGCCTACTCATGGCCCCCACCTACGCGGTCCCGCGCCTGCTCGAGCGCAACAACCTAAGCCTGCAGGATTTCGATTTCTACGAGATCCACGAGGCCTTCGCCTCCCAGGTACTCGCCACCCTGTCTGCATGGGAGGACGAGACCTACTGTCGCGAGCGCCTCGGCCTGCAGTCTGCACTCGGCCCCATCGACCGCGCCAAGCTCAATGTCAAGGGCTCTTCTCTAGCAGCCGGTCACCCCTTCGCCGCTACCGGCACCCGCATCCTCGCCACCACGGCCAAGATTCTTGAGGAAAACGGCGGCGGACGCGCCCTCATTTCCATCTGCGCCGCCGGCGGCCAGGGTGTCGCAGCCATCGTCGAGCGTTAA